One window of Candidatus Hydrogenedentota bacterium genomic DNA carries:
- a CDS encoding beta-lactamase family protein, translating to MAQVSAYLVFLAVAALVLAAGAAQTLFPGLLARLSLTRLLQRVSGFLRRRPAKPVPRWLVRWTRIEGVLLLALGAVWLANLHPQVRLLPRPPYDPAVHRWQAELPDGTGLERREIGILTEVVRSWAARERAVGCVGMCVGVVHGDRGYFLGVGRTHAGDAAPPDADTVFEIGSITKTFTGAALAALLEDGAAGLDDPVAALLPGWVIPEKDGRRITLRDLATHRSGLPRMPDMPMPGAVADLLLMRRTEDPYRNGTAEWVRGYLAEYALPRAPGDADEYSNLAMGLLGHALAQQAGLPYGELVRRRVLAPLGMTDTAVTLDPGQAGRLAQGYIGPLAVGPFSLLSPMPPWTFADGFQGCGALKSTARDLLKYLRANLRAPEGPLGPVLERVREPLAEVSGLDGCTIGLALMSMPIRGLDGGMCWHNGGTGGYSSFLGFSRKHQAGVVMLATGACDEALGHDLLRALANDGGGETAKATTDEHR from the coding sequence GTGGCGCAGGTGTCCGCCTATCTGGTCTTTCTCGCGGTTGCGGCGCTGGTCCTGGCGGCCGGCGCGGCGCAGACCCTGTTTCCCGGCCTGCTCGCCCGGCTGTCGCTGACCCGCCTGCTGCAGCGCGTTTCGGGCTTCCTGCGGCGGAGGCCCGCGAAACCCGTGCCGCGCTGGCTGGTGCGGTGGACCCGGATCGAGGGGGTCCTGCTGCTGGCGCTGGGCGCGGTGTGGCTGGCGAACCTGCATCCGCAGGTCCGCCTGCTCCCGCGGCCGCCGTATGACCCCGCAGTCCACCGGTGGCAGGCGGAGCTTCCCGACGGCACGGGACTGGAGCGGCGGGAGATCGGGATCCTGACGGAGGTTGTGCGGTCCTGGGCGGCGCGGGAGCGCGCGGTGGGCTGCGTCGGCATGTGCGTCGGGGTGGTCCATGGGGACAGGGGGTATTTCCTCGGTGTGGGGCGGACGCATGCCGGAGACGCCGCCCCGCCGGACGCCGACACGGTGTTTGAGATCGGCTCCATCACCAAGACCTTCACGGGCGCGGCCCTCGCGGCGCTGCTGGAGGACGGCGCGGCGGGGCTGGACGACCCTGTGGCGGCGCTGCTGCCCGGATGGGTGATCCCGGAAAAGGACGGGCGCCGGATCACGCTGAGGGACCTGGCCACGCACCGCTCGGGGCTGCCGCGGATGCCGGACATGCCGATGCCCGGCGCGGTGGCGGACCTCCTGCTGATGCGCCGGACCGAGGACCCCTACCGCAACGGCACGGCGGAGTGGGTGCGGGGGTATCTCGCGGAATATGCGCTGCCGCGCGCGCCGGGGGACGCGGACGAGTATTCCAACCTCGCCATGGGCCTGCTCGGCCATGCCCTCGCGCAGCAGGCGGGGCTGCCCTACGGGGAGCTGGTCCGGCGGCGCGTGCTTGCCCCGCTGGGCATGACGGACACCGCCGTCACCCTGGACCCCGGCCAGGCCGGGCGGCTGGCCCAGGGGTACATCGGCCCCCTCGCCGTCGGCCCGTTCAGCCTCCTCTCCCCCATGCCGCCCTGGACCTTTGCCGACGGGTTTCAGGGCTGCGGCGCCCTGAAGTCCACGGCGCGCGACCTGCTGAAATACCTGCGCGCGAACCTCCGCGCGCCCGAGGGCCCGCTGGGCCCGGTGTTGGAGCGTGTCCGGGAACCGCTGGCGGAGGTCTCCGGGCTCGACGGCTGCACCATCGGCCTGGCCCTGATGTCCATGCCCATCCGGGGCCTCGACGGCGGGATGTGCTGGCACAACGGCGGCACGGGCGGGTACAGCTCCTTCCTGGGCTTCTCCAGGAAGCATCAGGCGGGGGTCGTGATGCTCGCCACCGGCGCCTGCGACGAGGCCCTCGGCCATGACCTCCTCCGCGCGCTGGCCAATGACGGCGGCGGGGAAACCGCAAAAGCAACCACCGATGAACACCGATAA